CATCAGCCAGTCTCGGGTCAGTTCCGCAATCACGAACCTCCGTCCAGCCTGCCGAGGGGGAAGAAACTGCCACTGCTCCATATGCCGTAGAGGTCTGCGTCGTCGACCGTCTCCGCAACCCCCGCGTCGACAAGCTGGTAGTAGACGGGGCGCAGGATGCGCGCCTCCAGACCCGGGCGGACCGTTACGTAGGGGATCGGCTCCCCGCTATCGGGGTTGATGTGCACTCGGACCGGATGCGCGTCGTCGACGGTGACGATCTCGTCCACATTGGTGCGGAGGCTGATGACCGGCTCGCATCCCGCGTCCGATCGAAACATCTCGACGGCGAGGAACGGCACGTCCTCGACGTGCACTCGTCCCAGCTCCGCCGGCGTCACCAGCCAGTAGGCGCCGCTCGAATCGCGGGCCAGCACGGACGCGTAGAGGCAGACCAGCTCTTTGCGCGTGATGGGCGAACCGTGATAGAACCAGACTCCATCGCGGTCGATGCTGATATCAAGCCCGGCGCAAATGACCCGTCCTCGAGGAGATGCCGGCTTGACTGCGTCCGGCAGAAACGTCGGCTCTCCCGCCGGGGGGACGTCCGCTCCGAGGAGATCGGGGCTAGCGTCCGCGGTCGAGAGTCGCTGTCGTTGATCCCTGGTCATCGGACGCCGGAGACCCATGTTTCGGATATGCGAGCTTCGAAAGCCCGCATTCCGATCGAAAAAAGCCCGGGTTGGCACACATGCACGGGTTGGCTTGCTTGCACCACTAAGCACGAGAGACACCTTGATCACTGCCAGCGACAACGGGACCGCTCCCGACAATTCTGCGCTGATTGGCGGCATCGATCAACTGGGAGCGAACGTCGCCCTGGCGCGGGACGCTATCGCCAGGGTGATCTTCGGTCAGCAGAGCGTGGTCGAACAGACCCTGATCACGCTGTTGGCCGGCGGCCACTTGCTGCTCATCGGCGTTCCCGGGCTCGGCAAGACGCGGCTGGTGGAGACCCTCGGCACCGTGTTCGGGCTCGAGGAACGGCGGGTGCAGTTCACCCCCGACCTGATGCCGGCGGACATCCTGGGAACGGAAGTGCTGGAAGAATCGGAGACCGGCAAGAGGTCGTTCCGCTTCGTCCGCGGTCCGGTGTTCTGTCAGCTCTTGATGGCGGACGAGATCAATCGCGCCAGCCCGCGCACCCAGTCGGCGCTGTTGCAGGCGATGCAGGAACATCGGGTGTCGGTGGCCGGGCATTACCACGAACTGCCGGTTCCGTTCCATGTACTGGCCACCCAGAACCCGCTGGAGCAGGAGGGGACGTACCCGCTGCCGGAGGCGCAGCTCGACCGGTTTTTCATGCAGGTCAACGTGGATTACCCGGAGCTGGACGCCGAGCGGCAGATCCTGGTCGCCACCACCGGGCCGCATACAGAGAAACCACGCCGGGTCATGGACGCAGATACGCTCGTAGAGGCGCAGCGCCTGGTCCGCCACGTGCCGGTCGGCGAAAGCGTCGTCGAGGCGATCCTCGAACTTGTCCGCAGCGGCCGCCCGGAAACCAGCGACATCCCCCGCGTCCGCGACGGCGTCTCATGGGGGCCAGGGCCGCGAGCGTCGCAGGCGCTGATGCGCGCGGTTCGAGTGCGCGCCGTCATCGACGGACGCTTCGCGCCATCGATCGACGACGTCCTCGCCCTCGCCCATCCCGTTCTTCGCCATCGCATGGCGCTGACCTTCGCGGCGCGCGCCGAAGGGGTTCGGCTCGACGCCATCATCGACCTGCTGTGCGAGAGGATAGCCTGAACGCCGGCGACCCCACTGACGATGCGGTGCGTCCGCCGGGGACGCGGCGGCGGTGTGGCGCGAGCCCCGTAGCCGGACCCGGACATGCCGCCGAAACCCTCCACGGCGCCGAGGCGCTGGCAGCGACCCTGCCGCCGCTGCTGGTCGCCGCCGAACGGGTCGCGGCGACGGTCTCCCAAGGTATCCACGGCCGCCGCCGGGTGGGGCCGGGCGAGAGCTTCTGGCAGTTCCGCCGCTATCATCCCGGCGACGCCATCCAGCGCATCGACTGGCGCAAGTCCGCCAAGTCGCAGCACGTATACATCCGCCAGACCGAATGGGAAGCGGCGCAGAGCGTGTGGCTGTGGCGGGACGGCTCGCCGTCCATGTCGTATCGGTCCGCGCGCGGCTTGCCAACCAAGAAGGAGCGGGCGGAGATCCTGTTGCTGGCGCTGGCGTCGCTGCTCGCCCGCGGCGGCGAGCACCTGGCGCTGCTCGGCCGCGGCGAGACGCCGGCGCCGGGGCGGGCGGCGCTCCGGCGTATTGCCGAAAGCCTGTACGGAGACCACAGCGAGACGGCGAGCATGCCGGCGCGGGAGTCGCTGCCGCGCTACAGTCGCATGGTCATCGTCGGCGACCTGCTGTCGCCGCTGCCGGACATCCAGCGGGCTCTCGCCGCCTATGCGGCGCAAGGGGTGCGCGGCCACCTCCTTCAGATCCTCGACCCCGCCGAGGAGACATTGCCTTTTTCTGGCCGGGTGCGGTTTCAAGGAATGGAAGGCGACGGCGACATGCTGATCGGGCGCGTCGAGGACGTACGCGCCGGGTATCGCGGCATGATGGCGACCCACAAGCAGGCGGTGGCAGATATCGCGCGCGCCATCGGCTGGAGCCACGCCGTGCACCACACCAGCCAGCCGCCGCAGCCGGCGCTGCTCGCCCTCTATCTGGTCCTGTCTGAAACGGTCAAATGAGGCTGTGACCCTCCGATGTCGTTGCTGGGATCGCTGAGCTTTGCCGCCCCGACGGCCCTGTTGGCGCTGCTCACCCTGCCGGCGCTGTGGTGGCTGTTGCGCGCCATGCCGCCGGCGCCGCGGCGCATCGACTTTCCGCCGGTGCGCCTCCTCGCCCAACTGGCGCCGAGCGAGGAGAGCGTGCAGCGCACGCCGCTGTGGCTGGTGGCATTGCGCATGGTTCTGGCGGCGGCGGTCATTCTCGGCCTTGCGCACCCGATCATCGACGCCGCGGACCCGTTGCCTGGAACCGGGCCGGTGATCATCGTCGTCGATGACGGCTGGGCGGCCGCCAACAATTGGCCAGCCCGGCTGGAGGCCATCAACGGACTCATCGACCAGGCCGAGCGCGAGCAGCGCGAGTTGCTGCTGATCCCCACCGCCGCCCAGCCCGAACGTACGCAGAGCGGCGGCCCGGCACCTGCTCTGACCCCCGACGCGGCGCGGGACCAGATGCGCGCGCTGCAGCCGAAACCGTGGCAACTGGCGCGCGCCAGTGCCGTAGAGGCGCTGCTCGCCGACCAGCGCCTGCGCGTCAAGCCGCCCGGCGCGGTATTCTGGCTGAGCAGCAGCCTGGACAGCGAACCCAGCCTTGGAGAGCTGGCTCGTTCTCTGCGCGCCTTCGGCGCCGTCACGGTGCTGCGTCCGGACGCGGGCGATCTTCCGGTCGTTCTCCGGCCGCCGTCGGCCGGCGCCATGGCGTTGACGGTCACGGCAGAGCGCCCCGCACCGAGCCCCGGGGAGGTCACCGCGTGGGTGGACGCGGTCGGCGACGACGGTGCGCTGCTGGCCCGCCAGCCGCTGCGCTTTGCCGCCGGCGCCAAGCGGGCGGAAACCACGCTGGCGATGCCGGCGGAACTGCGCAATCGGCTTACGCGGCTCGAGATCGACGGCCAGTCGACGGCAGCCGCGGTGATCCTGGTTGACGAGCGCTGGCGCCGCCGCCCCGTCGGCGTCGTCACCACCGACGGCAGCGGCGGCGACGCGGACCTGCCCCTGCTATCGAGCCTCTACTACCTGGGGCGTGCGCTGGAGCCTCTCGCCGAGGTGCGGCGCGGCGACATTGACGATCTTCTGGCGCGGGAACTGGCGGTGCTCATCCTCCCCGATGGCGACATTTCCGACCGCGACACGCGGGAACGCGTGCTGGGCTGGGTACGCCGGGGTGGCATGCTGGTGCGCTTCGCCGGGCCGCGGTTGGCGCAGGCGCCGGACCAAGCCGCAGAATTCCGCGAGGATGCGCTGCTGCCGACGCCGCTGAGGGCCGGCGACCGCGCCCTCGGCGGCTCCCTCGCCTGGCGCCACGCCGCAGCGCTGGCGCCATTCGATCAGGACAGCCCCTTCCTCGGCCTGGACGTTCCGCCCGAGGTCCAGATCGAGCGCCAAGTGCTGGCCGAACCGGCGTTGCAGCCCGACCATCAGGTGTGGGCGCGGCTTGACGACCGGACGCCGCTGGTCACGGCGGCGCGGCGCGACCAGGGCTGGCTGGTTCTGTTCCACACCACCGCCAACACCGACTGGTCCAATTTCGCCCTTTCCGGACTGTTCGTCGAAATGCTGGAGCGCCTCCTGGCGACCAGCCGCGGCGCGGGCGTCGCAGTCGACGGGCCGCCGCTGGCGCCGAAGCAGACCCTGGATGGCTTCGGACGCCTGCAGCAGCCGCCGCCTGACGCCCGTCCGGTTGCCGCCGCCGCGTTCGCCAGTACGAAGGTCGGGCCGAGTCATCCGCCAGGCTTCTACGGCAGCGAACGCGTGCGCCAGGCGCTCAATTTGTCCGGTGCCATTCCCAGCCTGCAGCCGCTTGCAGACCTCCCGGCCGACGTTCGCGAACAAGCCTACGAAGCGCGGACCGAGCGCGATCTCCGTCCTTGGTTGCTGGGCGCAGCGTTGCTCCTGGCCCTCGCCGACCTGGTTGCCAGCATGATCATGCGCGGTCTGTTGCGGGTTCCGTTCAGTTGGGTCGGAGCGCGCGCCGCACGGTCCGGGGCCGCCGTGGCGTTCGCAACGGCATTGGCGGTGACGGGACCGCCGGCGGGCGCCGAGGAGGTCGTCGCCGACGGCAGCGCCATCCCCGCCGCCCTTACCACGCGGCTCGCGTATATCATCACCGGTGACGACGGGATCGATGATGCCAGCGAGGCCGGGCTGACCGGCCTCGCCGATGTCGTCAATCGGCGGACGTCGGCGACCCTGGGATCACCTGTCGGCGTCGATCCGGCGCGCGACGAACTGGCGTTCTATCCGCTGATCTACTGGCCGATCTCTCCCGGAAGCAGCCCCCTTGACGAGACCGCCGCCGACGCCCTCCGGCACTACATGGCTGGCGGCGGCACCATCGTGTTCGACATGCGCGATCGCGGCGCCAGCATCCGCCTCAGTGGCTTGCGGGCGCTCGCCGAAACCCTTGACCTGCCGCCTTTGACGCCGGTGCCGGCCGACCACGTGCTGGCGCGGGCGTTCTATCTGCTGTCCGAGTTTCCGGGCCGGTGGAGCGGCGGCACCGTATGGGTGGAACGCGGCGGCGAGCAGAGCCGCGACGGCGTTACGTCGGTCGTTGTCGGCGGCCACGACTGGGCCGCGGCGTGGGCCGTCGATCCGGCGTCGCGGCCGATGTTCGCCGTGGTTCCCGGCGGCGACCGCCAGCGGGAGATGGCGTATCGCTTCGGCGTCAACCTGGTGATGCACGTGCTGACCGGCAACTACAAGGCGGACCAGGTCCATCTACCGGCGATCCTGGAGAGGCTCGGGCAGTGAGCCTCGATATCGTCCTGCATCCTCTGCTCCCGTGGCCGCTGATCGCCGTTATCGCCGCCGCGACCCTGATGCTGACCGCGATCCTGGCGATCCAGCGCGCCCGCGGGTGGCCGTTTCGGGTCCTGGCATTGATGGCGCTGATGGCCGCGACGCTGAACCCGGGCGTGCTCAACGAGAGCCGCGAGGCCCGGCCCGATCTGGTGATCGTCGTGGTTGACGACTCGCCCAGTCAGCGCATCGGTGACCGCCCTCGGCAATCGGCAGAGGCGCTCGCCGACCTTCAGCAGAAACTGGCGCGCTTCGACAATATCGACGTCCGCGTCGTCCGCAGCGACGGCGGCGGCGGGCAGGACGGAACCCACCTGTTCGACAGCGTGTCGGCGACGCTGGCGG
This Rhodospirillales bacterium DNA region includes the following protein-coding sequences:
- a CDS encoding DUF1285 domain-containing protein yields the protein MTRDQRQRLSTADASPDLLGADVPPAGEPTFLPDAVKPASPRGRVICAGLDISIDRDGVWFYHGSPITRKELVCLYASVLARDSSGAYWLVTPAELGRVHVEDVPFLAVEMFRSDAGCEPVISLRTNVDEIVTVDDAHPVRVHINPDSGEPIPYVTVRPGLEARILRPVYYQLVDAGVAETVDDADLYGIWSSGSFFPLGRLDGGS
- a CDS encoding MoxR family ATPase, producing MFRICELRKPAFRSKKARVGTHARVGLLAPLSTRDTLITASDNGTAPDNSALIGGIDQLGANVALARDAIARVIFGQQSVVEQTLITLLAGGHLLLIGVPGLGKTRLVETLGTVFGLEERRVQFTPDLMPADILGTEVLEESETGKRSFRFVRGPVFCQLLMADEINRASPRTQSALLQAMQEHRVSVAGHYHELPVPFHVLATQNPLEQEGTYPLPEAQLDRFFMQVNVDYPELDAERQILVATTGPHTEKPRRVMDADTLVEAQRLVRHVPVGESVVEAILELVRSGRPETSDIPRVRDGVSWGPGPRASQALMRAVRVRAVIDGRFAPSIDDVLALAHPVLRHRMALTFAARAEGVRLDAIIDLLCERIA
- a CDS encoding DUF58 domain-containing protein, which gives rise to MRPPGTRRRCGASPVAGPGHAAETLHGAEALAATLPPLLVAAERVAATVSQGIHGRRRVGPGESFWQFRRYHPGDAIQRIDWRKSAKSQHVYIRQTEWEAAQSVWLWRDGSPSMSYRSARGLPTKKERAEILLLALASLLARGGEHLALLGRGETPAPGRAALRRIAESLYGDHSETASMPARESLPRYSRMVIVGDLLSPLPDIQRALAAYAAQGVRGHLLQILDPAEETLPFSGRVRFQGMEGDGDMLIGRVEDVRAGYRGMMATHKQAVADIARAIGWSHAVHHTSQPPQPALLALYLVLSETVK
- a CDS encoding DUF4159 domain-containing protein encodes the protein MSLLGSLSFAAPTALLALLTLPALWWLLRAMPPAPRRIDFPPVRLLAQLAPSEESVQRTPLWLVALRMVLAAAVILGLAHPIIDAADPLPGTGPVIIVVDDGWAAANNWPARLEAINGLIDQAEREQRELLLIPTAAQPERTQSGGPAPALTPDAARDQMRALQPKPWQLARASAVEALLADQRLRVKPPGAVFWLSSSLDSEPSLGELARSLRAFGAVTVLRPDAGDLPVVLRPPSAGAMALTVTAERPAPSPGEVTAWVDAVGDDGALLARQPLRFAAGAKRAETTLAMPAELRNRLTRLEIDGQSTAAAVILVDERWRRRPVGVVTTDGSGGDADLPLLSSLYYLGRALEPLAEVRRGDIDDLLARELAVLILPDGDISDRDTRERVLGWVRRGGMLVRFAGPRLAQAPDQAAEFREDALLPTPLRAGDRALGGSLAWRHAAALAPFDQDSPFLGLDVPPEVQIERQVLAEPALQPDHQVWARLDDRTPLVTAARRDQGWLVLFHTTANTDWSNFALSGLFVEMLERLLATSRGAGVAVDGPPLAPKQTLDGFGRLQQPPPDARPVAAAAFASTKVGPSHPPGFYGSERVRQALNLSGAIPSLQPLADLPADVREQAYEARTERDLRPWLLGAALLLALADLVASMIMRGLLRVPFSWVGARAARSGAAVAFATALAVTGPPAGAEEVVADGSAIPAALTTRLAYIITGDDGIDDASEAGLTGLADVVNRRTSATLGSPVGVDPARDELAFYPLIYWPISPGSSPLDETAADALRHYMAGGGTIVFDMRDRGASIRLSGLRALAETLDLPPLTPVPADHVLARAFYLLSEFPGRWSGGTVWVERGGEQSRDGVTSVVVGGHDWAAAWAVDPASRPMFAVVPGGDRQREMAYRFGVNLVMHVLTGNYKADQVHLPAILERLGQ